Proteins encoded together in one Deinococcus irradiatisoli window:
- a CDS encoding S8 family serine peptidase yields MLRLLRSLLPLSCALLCGTLVPTPVRAASAVPATPVSQPASPRAPLKAPLPELSPLPTAPVKAPPLVPFPAPTTKPPSVTPQSAVPSDPLYFEQWYLGAIDMEAGWAVTPGQSITVAVLDTGYVADPELGTRLFNGYDFVSDPRRSGDGDGRDPDASGVGQFRYHGEGVANIIAAAHDGRGMAGINPLARIVAVRVGGEDGMIAPQDLIDGLRWAAGLRVVGAPLNPHPARLINLSLYADFIPLNGCDAGIQRAIDEVTAKGVLIVAGAANDAADSAGYSPAGCRGVLTVAATNRAGRRASYSNFGASVALAAPGGEPADNLVFSAVEGVQRRNGTSFAAPQVTGVASLVMGLRPRLTPAQVGDLLRRTARPFAGGQCDPDPLRRCGTGLLDAGAALAAAKLEKR; encoded by the coding sequence ATGCTGCGTTTGTTGCGTTCGTTGCTGCCCCTGTCGTGCGCTTTGTTGTGCGGCACCCTTGTACCGACGCCGGTCCGGGCGGCCTCGGCTGTGCCCGCCACGCCGGTGAGCCAGCCGGCCAGCCCCAGAGCCCCGTTAAAGGCGCCGCTGCCCGAGTTGTCGCCGCTGCCCACCGCGCCGGTGAAAGCGCCGCCCCTGGTGCCGTTCCCGGCGCCCACCACCAAGCCGCCCAGTGTGACGCCCCAGAGCGCGGTGCCCAGCGATCCGCTCTACTTCGAGCAGTGGTATCTCGGCGCCATCGACATGGAAGCGGGCTGGGCCGTGACGCCCGGGCAGAGCATCACCGTGGCGGTGCTCGACACCGGCTACGTCGCCGATCCGGAACTCGGTACCCGGCTTTTCAACGGCTACGATTTCGTCTCGGACCCCCGGCGTTCCGGCGACGGTGACGGGCGCGACCCTGACGCTTCGGGGGTGGGCCAGTTCCGCTACCACGGCGAGGGGGTCGCCAACATCATCGCGGCGGCCCACGACGGGCGCGGCATGGCCGGCATCAATCCGCTGGCGCGCATCGTGGCGGTGCGGGTGGGAGGCGAGGACGGCATGATCGCGCCGCAGGACCTGATCGACGGCCTGCGCTGGGCGGCGGGCCTGCGTGTGGTCGGCGCGCCGCTCAATCCCCACCCGGCCCGCTTGATCAACCTCAGCCTGTACGCCGACTTCATTCCCCTGAACGGCTGCGACGCCGGCATTCAGCGGGCCATCGACGAGGTCACCGCCAAGGGCGTGCTGATCGTGGCCGGGGCCGCCAACGACGCTGCCGACTCGGCCGGCTACAGTCCGGCCGGTTGCCGGGGCGTGCTGACGGTGGCGGCCACCAACCGGGCCGGGCGGCGGGCCAGCTATTCCAACTTCGGTGCCTCGGTCGCCCTGGCCGCGCCGGGCGGCGAACCGGCCGACAACCTGGTGTTCAGCGCGGTGGAGGGGGTGCAGCGGCGCAACGGCACCAGTTTCGCCGCCCCGCAGGTGACCGGCGTGGCGAGCCTGGTGATGGGGCTGCGTCCGCGCCTGACGCCGGCCCAGGTCGGCGACCTACTTCGGCGCACCGCCCGGCCCTTCGCGGGTGGGCAGTGCGACCCTGATCCCTTAAGGCGCTGCGGCACCGGCTTGCTCGACGCGGGCGCGGCGCTGGCAGCGGCCAAGCTGGAAAAACGCTGA